Proteins encoded together in one Rhizobacter sp. J219 window:
- a CDS encoding Crp/Fnr family transcriptional regulator → MRVVPEASTSAPPLVARARAATEVELADIPWLKTLEADEYARAVANLKVVVVETGELLCRVGRPVTFWFGVIDGLLKMSNDSANGMPITFTGVPPGGWFGEGTVLKREPYRYNIQALRKSVVAGIPVDTFHWLIDRSIPFNRFVMNQLNERLGQFIGAREIDRMNDPDVKVARSLAALFHPTLYPGVGSLLRITQQELGYLVGLSRQRVNEALHALQALGLIRIEYGGLRVLDLDGLRRQVRL, encoded by the coding sequence ATGCGCGTCGTTCCTGAGGCTTCGACATCTGCACCGCCGCTGGTGGCGCGAGCGCGTGCGGCCACCGAGGTGGAGCTGGCCGACATTCCGTGGCTGAAGACGCTGGAGGCCGACGAATACGCCCGTGCCGTCGCCAACCTCAAGGTGGTGGTCGTCGAAACCGGCGAGCTGCTGTGCCGTGTGGGCCGGCCGGTCACCTTCTGGTTCGGCGTGATCGACGGCCTGCTCAAGATGAGCAACGACTCGGCCAACGGCATGCCCATCACCTTCACCGGCGTGCCGCCGGGCGGGTGGTTCGGCGAAGGCACGGTGCTCAAGCGCGAGCCCTACCGCTACAACATCCAGGCGCTGCGCAAGAGCGTGGTGGCGGGCATCCCGGTCGACACCTTCCACTGGCTCATCGACCGCAGCATCCCGTTCAACCGCTTCGTGATGAACCAGCTCAACGAGCGCCTCGGCCAGTTCATCGGGGCGCGCGAGATCGACCGCATGAACGACCCCGACGTGAAGGTCGCCCGCAGCCTGGCCGCGCTCTTCCACCCCACGCTCTACCCCGGCGTGGGCTCACTGCTCAGGATCACGCAGCAGGAGCTGGGCTACTTGGTGGGCCTGTCACGGCAGCGGGTCAACGAGGCCCTGCATGCGCTGCAGGCGCTCGGGCTGATCCGCATCGAATACGGTGGCCTGCGCGTGCTCGACCTCGATGGGCTGCGGCGGCAGGTGCGACTCTGA
- a CDS encoding ABC transporter substrate-binding protein, protein MKHFSTVNQHRLALVHVDDPFGRDAAEGFSEGQRLMPSVAVAYEGRFAPDGSDLSVHTQALARAAPQAVIAVGASKRIADLIKQSRRAGVTASFMTLSNNASAGFAEELGEQGRGVIVGQVTPPGTGSSRLGRELQQLMPPGAPISYAAMEAFASAKVLVEGLRRAGPNLTREGFVKALESIRRKDFGGIEVEYSPTLRSGSNFVELSILTHDGKYRR, encoded by the coding sequence ATGAAGCACTTCTCCACGGTCAACCAGCACAGGCTCGCCCTGGTGCATGTTGACGATCCGTTCGGCCGGGACGCCGCCGAAGGCTTCAGCGAGGGCCAGAGACTGATGCCCAGCGTCGCAGTCGCCTATGAAGGGCGGTTCGCACCGGACGGGTCCGACCTGTCCGTGCACACCCAGGCGCTGGCCCGCGCTGCGCCGCAGGCCGTCATCGCCGTCGGCGCCTCCAAACGGATCGCCGATCTGATCAAGCAGTCCCGCAGGGCCGGTGTCACCGCCAGCTTCATGACGCTGTCAAACAACGCATCGGCCGGATTCGCGGAAGAACTCGGCGAACAAGGCCGCGGGGTCATCGTCGGCCAGGTCACGCCGCCCGGCACGGGCTCCTCGCGCCTCGGCCGAGAGCTGCAGCAGCTCATGCCGCCAGGCGCCCCCATTTCATACGCCGCCATGGAAGCCTTCGCCTCGGCGAAAGTTCTTGTGGAGGGGCTCAGGCGGGCAGGACCCAACCTCACCCGCGAGGGCTTCGTGAAGGCCCTGGAGTCCATTCGGCGAAAGGACTTTGGCGGCATCGAGGTCGAGTACTCCCCCACCCTGCGCAGCGGCTCGAACTTCGTCGAACTCAGCATCCTGACGCACGATGGCAAGTACCGCCGGTAA